TCCGTCTTTTTCCTTGACAACAGGAAGAGGGCGAATACATTTTGCGAGAAGTTGAACGCTTGTTAAGTGGAGTGTGGTTTCTCCTTTTTGTGTTTGGAATAACCAACCTTCGATTCCAATCCAATCTCCTAAGTCCAATGATTTGAACAGAGAATAATTTTCTTCTCCTAAATCATCACGGGTCGCATATAGTTGGATAAGTCCTTCTGCATCTTTTAAATGAGCAAAACTTGCCTTACCCATCACACGTTTTGCATGCAAACGTCCACCCAGTTTGAATGATTTTTTTTCTGTTTGGTTTGGATCAAATCCTGCAATTAGGGATTTTGAATCTGCATTGGGAAAAAAACGAAGGGGGTAAGGATTGATTCCTTTTGCTTTTAAATCGTTAATTTTTTGAATGCGTTGTTCAATCAGTTCGTTGGAATCTTTAATTTCATCCATTTAAAGGATACCTCTAATATAAGAATACAGATAACGTACAAATTCACCAGTGATTTCTCTGACCCCATCTTCGGTTAAAAACCAATTGGAACCTGAGAACTCTGAAGGAAATCCGTAAGCGGTAACCTTGACTGGCAAACTGGCTAAGGTTTTACGATAGGTTCCTAAAACTCTTTTGGTTTCATACTCCCGACAGAGAAGTAAAATGCTTCCTAGGTTATCGGAAACGGCTATTTTTAATAGGTTTTTGGATGCCTCGTCTGTGTCACCCATTTTGGATGTTTGGATTACAAGAGAAGAGAGCAAGTTTTGGCTCATACCTTGTGAGACAAGTTGTTCCTTAATTTTGGATTCGATTTCCAAAGGGGAAAAAACTTGGTTTTGCGATTTATCTTCTCGTATAACAAGAATCAGTTTTCTGTAATCAGAGCGGCTGGATAAGGTGACAACCGCTTTTAAATTCTTTTTTGTGAGCGGAGTGGTTGTTATCTCTAAAACAGCTGCATCTGATTTTTGGTAAGTTTCAGATGATTTCAACCAGTAGGGCGCCGAAAGGAGGAGACCAATCAAAATAAGAAGGGGAGAAAAAAAACCGATAAAGAGGAGTTTGAGTCGAAAGGTTAGATCGGATACTTGCATATGGATGACCCCTACAACCTACCGAATGGCAAGGAGGAGTGACAAGAGAAAATTCATCTCCTTGACGAAAGAACCCGTTTTCCTAACCTGTCCTACATACACCCGCTCGGATGGTGGAATTGGTAGACACGCTACTTTGAGGTGGTAGTGCCGCAAGGTGTGGGGGTTCGAGTCCCCCTTCGAGCAAAACTTATCTCCTTCACACACACTAGACCCAATTAGAAGCTCTCTCAAGTGTTCTGCAAACCTCACGTTAGAAAGAAAAGAGAACTCATCCATATACAATTTTGAGAGGCGTGGGGTTATATATTGATAAGCCTTAAAGCTTCCCTTAATAAGTGCGTTCTTTGCTTCAGCACTATTACTAGTGACACCTTGCTTAGTAATCCACCTTTCCCTAGACATATTGTATCTAGGATCATTACTTCGCTTCGAATGGTTCACAGATTTATGATTTTTATAATCCCACAAAAATTCATAACCTTGATCTGTCCAAAGAATTGCACTCTTAGGAATTTTGGATTCTAAATCTTTTTGAAGATAATAACTGTTAGCTAATGGTAAGGACTCATAGAATGTCCACTTGCCGACAACTCCAGTAGTATGGCACAAAATTCCCATTTGCTCTCCGTTTCTTACAGAATTGGAAAGATATATTGAACTTGTTCCAGTGTTATATCTTCTAGAACGGAAAGAGTTTGCTCTCAAACTTGAACTGAACAAAATCACTGAATCTGCTACGCAAACAGGGTTTTCCTTAGCTATTTCTTTATAACTTCCTTCCTTTGGAAGTGTGATTGGATTTTTCTTATAATGTTCATCTAGTTCCCGATACATTTGTTCCCTTAGTTTATCATTAAGTAGCGAACAAAAGATTTGAATTCGTCTTTTGAGTCTATAACTAGCCTTATACGGTAAATTTAACTTTCTGGAAATCTCGCTAGAAGTGTAAGACTTAGGGTAACTTAGAATTTGATTTTCTAGGATATATGAAAAATAGGATAGGGGTAATTTGAATCTATCTAAAGGGGTGTTAGCTGTTATACTAACCTGTTTGTAACAGTTACTACATCTTGCCATTGTAGGTCTGTTTTTGAATTTGTGGAAAACTAAATTGGGGTTAGGACAATTGCAGGACTTAGGAAATAATTTGGAAAGTATCGTTAAGGTTTTTGTGGCATAGATTTTGTCGAGTTCTGGAGAAGCTTTGAGGGGGTTTGTGTAATTTCTGAATGGTTTATTTTTGCGGGGTCTGAGGGAGCTTCTAAGTGGGTTAGTGTGTGCTAAAGACCTAGTGGGCTTGGAAGAATCAGGGGTAAGATGTTCATTTCCTGTAGTATCCCCTAGAATCCTCTTTTTCGAGCTTTTTTCCACTGTTTCGGCTTGAGTCATATAAACGATTCTTTACGGATCGTAGATAATTCGTCAAGGTTTTTGACTTATTATGTCCCGATTTCCAAAAATACGTAACATAAGTGTGCCATACAAATGTATTGTACAAATTATGCTTGTTAAAGTAACGGTTTAAAATGACCAAAGGAGCCTACTAATTTAACATAAAAAAACACTTACACTAATCGCATTCAATTGCCAATCTACAGTTAAAACAGAGATTTCTTCCTATGGATTAGATCAAATCAGGGTGAATCAAACCTATGATTTCGTTTATAGGGAAGGGTATGACTTCGCACATTTAACTAAGGTTTTTGAAGTCAAGGCGACAAGGCTATGGTGGAAAAGGAATAGAGAGAATCCTTCGGTATTGATTGACTTAGGTCTTGAGACAGCGAGAGGAGATTCCTTACTCGGTGGATACAAACACAGGTTAATAGTTCGGATCTTCGATAAGAATCAAACGGTTTATTACGGGGAAGTTGCCTTAGAGAATAAACAAGATATCTACATAGACTCCATTCCATTTCTAGTTACATCATTTTGGTCTAATTCTCCGAGTAGGATTTTTAAACTTGAAAAGAGGGTAAGGAAGACCGAAGCCGAAACTCTAGAAAATCAGTTAGGAGTTTATCATAACACTTAACAAAAAAATACTCCGTTCAATTAGAGCCTCTGGAATAAATTCTAGGTTTTTTTTATATCAGTATAATTAGTTGTAAAAAATACAAATTAATACTTGACAGATTTTTTTAATTAGATACCCTGCTTTCATGGGTATAAATGAATAATTTATACCCCACTAGGAGAGAACAATGTCGCAATCGAAGTGGATCGAAAGGTCAATAATTAATCTGAAAGGTAAATTTAATGGAATTTGTAAACAGAATACATCTAGAAAGAAAACTAAAGGAAAAGAAATTTCAGGAGCATAAACTAACTATAATCGGAATAATAGAAAGTTTTAAAGTATCAAAAGTAACTACTTCCAAGGAAATCATTGAAATTTACCAACTTCGTTGGCGGGTGGATTATGTTTCTCCGAATTGTTACGTTTTTGATATTACAAACAAAATTAGAATGATCCTCTTCATTGATTTGGAGAATAGGACATTTATTTTTTATGGCGTTTTTACACACGATGAATACGATACTTTAAATATTAAGAAAATAGCAAAGAATAACAGCAATACTAATAAAGATAAACTTAAAGATAATAAAGATAAACTTAAAACCCATGAGAACAAAACTAAACAACGTCGTGAAGGTCAGAAAGGTAAACACTGAGGAGGAATTTGAAACAGCGTTAAAAGAAATTTTAATCTTAATGACTAAAAAAAAATCGATAGAAGAGAAAACTAGATATGGAGCATTACTAGAAGCCGTTAAAGAATATGAGAATGGTAAGTTGGGAATTGATAAAGTAAACTTACCAGCCCTAATTCATTTTCAAATGAATCAAAAGGGAATTACTCAGAATCATTTATCAATTCTTCTAGGAGATGCCCCATTGACATCGAAACTTTTATCTGGTAAAGCCGAAATTTCGAAAAAAGTAGCAATAGTTTTGAATAAGTATTTAGAAATTGATTTCAAAATACTATTTCAGGATGAAATTGAAAAAGAGTCTAAACAAGAAGTTTTACGATTAAAAAATTCAGTAAATTTTTCTGGTAGAGGCCGTAAAAAGAGAGAACTAGTTAAACATTAAAAATATATATAAATCGGAAGCTGATTGAAAGCGAGGATTAAAACCACTCGCTTTTTTTATGCCCTAACGATAATATCCCATATCGGGAATGATTCTAGGTTCTCGCTTCTTATGATTACATGATGGAGGGAAAACAGTAAAATAATGTTTCTCTCCATCATCGGTCAATCTCTAGTGTTTTCAGTTTTTGAGAAAGTGTAGATTAAATCTCTATTTATTTCTATAGATGAACTTTAAGGAATTCTGTTTCGTAACTGATTTTTAAGTAGTAAACCATATATTATAAAGTCGGCTTTTGCATTGATGGCAAATAGACAATTTCCTTTTCTTTTTAAATCGACACTTTAAGTGTTTTCTGCGTCATCGATTGCTTTGGATGCTCATCATCGTGGAGTGATTTGTTTAGTATGTCTTTTAGTATTAGTTCGTCACATTGCATAGGTATCACTATAGAAAGTTTTAAGTAATGCTGAAAGATGTGAACTTGAAGAGTCGATGGTTTTATGATTGGGAAGCGAATAAATTAAGTTGGTCTGTTAAATAAGAAAGCCTTCGATTTTTTTAAGATGTTGATAACCAGTTGCATTTAGGTAGTAAATTTTCTTGTAAATCTAGTTAACTTTTGGAAAGTTAGATCGTCTCCTCGTATGATGCTGGCTTAAAAGAATGTTAAGAAAAATATTCACATCTATATTGTTATTCGGAATATCTATCTCTGTATTCTGTAATTTCCTTGAGACATTTGATATTCAGTGCTTAAATGATGAGTTTATTTCCAAAGTAATCGATCAGGAACATCAAAATTCGGAAGCCCCCTGTGATGGAAAAAGCCATAGCTTCGAAGATTGTTTTTGTCAGAAAGATTATTCTATCTTCGAATCGACTAAGTATTTCAAACCTGTTTTTATCGTTTTTTCCGTATCCTTTATTTCTGAAATTTCAATCTCACTAATTGACCATCTTGAATACCAAAATCCTGAGTTGGTATTTTCAGATCTTTATTTTTCCCAACAACTAACTCAAACAAAACTTCAAATCTGATATAAAGCTCACTTCTTCCTTCGCTTTATATTATATTGGAGTAAAATATGTTATTATTAAGGAATGCGTTTGCGTTCAGCTTCGTCTTGACGGTACCACTATATTCTCAGTCTTTTTCTCTTGATCAGATACTGAGTATTGCCGAATCCAAAGCGGATTTAATCCTCTCTGGGCAGGCGAAAGTAGAAGAAGCTGAAAATTTAAAACAAAAAGCGGGAAAATATAAGAACCCGAACATTTCTTTGGATTACGGTAGAAGACGGGCAAGTAATGAATCTGGTCCCGAATACGCATTGGGTTTAAGCCAAGACTTCTACTATCCAGGAAAGAGAGACTTGCGAATCAAAATTGCCGAAGCAAATGAAAAGTCCCTTTTAGCAGAGCTAGAGCAAAGTAAGTTAGAATATAGATTCAGTGTGATTAAGTTGGTATACTCCTACTTAATCGCTTCAGAAAAGGCTTCTCACATTCAGGATAGGATCAAGCGAGTCTCTCAAATTGAATCCTTTATCGAGAAGAAAGTTTTCGTTTCCCCTGAAACAAAAGTTGAGCTGTATCTTGTGCAGAATCGTTTGTTAACACTTCAGAAGCACTTAATTGTTCTTGAGAAAAATAGATCGGTTGAATGGGAGAAGCTGAATTTTTTCTTAGGATTGGAAAAGGAAATTTCAATTCGATCTCCTTGGCTTCAGAAAGGAAAACCTTTACCTAAAAGTGATCTTTTGTCAGCAATGATCAGTAAGAATCCTGTATTAAAACAATCTCAGAGCAGAATCCAACAAGCAAAGGAAGAAGTAGAACTTGCAAGATTAGATAAGTATTCAGATTTAAAACTGCAAGGTTCGGTTGGGGAAGATAAGTCTGGGGTTGCCAATAGATTCTTTGACTTAGGTGTCTCGTTTGCTATACCGTCGTTGGACACTAACGAGGATGTTGTTAAGAGTATGCAAGCTAGAACCTTATCTGAGAACTATCTTCTCAATCATCAAATAAGAATCTTAACGACCAGGCTAAACTCCAGCTTAATAGAATACGATTCCATTAACAAATCCTTAGATAAATTTTCCATTTCTCTAGTTTCTTCCATAGAACAAAAACTAAGTTATGCGGATAATGAATTTATCAAAGGTCGTATCAGCCTAATTAATTATTTGGAACTTGAAACACAACTTCATGAGACTCATGAAGCTATATACGACTATCAAATGCAGTTTGTGGACAACATCACCGAGATTTTGTTTTTAACTAATAATCCTGATTTCGAAGGAGCCATCAATGTTAAGTAGAATATTAGAGTATTCGCTCAAAAATAGAAGTTTTGTAATCATTTTCTCGTTTCTGTTGATCTCATTAGGATTGTATTCTCTCTCCAGGGTTTCTCTTGATGCATTACCAGACATTTCTAATGTAATCGTCGAAGTGAATACAAAATCAGGTTCTTTAGATCCAGAACTGGTAGAGAAAACAATAACATTCTTTATCGAAACGGAGTTATCGGGAATTCCTGGTGTGGTCGATATTAGGTCATTGTCCAAGTTCGGATTGTCTAATGTGGTTTTGACTTTTGAAGATGGGACTGACGTCTATCGTGCTAGGCAAATCGTAATGGAACGACTTCAGAATGTAAAAGATAGAATCCCACCTTGGGCTATGCCTGAATTAACGCCTATTACTACAGGGCTTGGAGAGATATTGATGTATTCTGTTACTGCAAAATCTGGCTCTAAGTTGGATATGTTAGATGAATCAGAAAAACTGACGTATCTTCGAACGATACAAGATTTAAGTATAAGAAATCAAATCAGATCTAATGTGAAGAACATTGCTGAAGTGGATACAATAGGAGGATATGCACAGGAAATACATATTGACTTAATCCCAAATAAGTTAAAGGCACAAAGCATTAGTATTAATGAGATCGTTAATGCTCTTGATTCCGTTGGAGATAATTTTGGCGGAGGTTATATAGAGAAAAACGATGAAATGATCATCGCCAGATCTTTCGGAAGTGGATTGAAATTGGAAGAATTGAAAAAAATTCCAATCCGTCAGAATGGTTTAGGTAATTTAGTTCGAGTAGGTGATGTAGCAGTTGTAAGAGTTCATGGAATGCAGAGGCTAGGATCAGCAACACATAACGGAAAAGAAATCGTTCTTGGAACAGTGATGATGTTGATGGGATCGAATAGTAGGGAAACTGTAAGTGATCTGAAAGACTTCTTAAAGAAGATTCAATTGCCCGAAGATGTAGAGATCAACATATTAAGCGAAAGAAGCTTTCTTGTTAATGCGACAATCGCAACAATATTTAAAAACTTAACAGAAGGTGCACTACTAGTTGTATTGATTCTATTTCTTGCTTTGGGAAATTTTAGAGCATCCATTTTTGTCGCCATCATTATTCCTCTTTCTATGTTGTTCACGGCAATAGGGATGTATTATTTTAATATATCTGCAAATTTAATGAGCCTCGGTGCAATTGATTTCGGGCTACTCGTTGATGCTGCCATTGTTATGGTCGAGAATGTGCTTGCGAAGAGAGAAGAATTAGGTGACAGTCCTGTTTCTGATCCAATATCATTTGTGCTGGATGCTTCTAGGGAAATATTGGCACCAGTCACATCTGGTATTATCATAGTAGCAACTGTATATGTTCCTATCTTAACTTTAGATGGAGTAGAAGGAAAGATGTTCCGTCCTATGGCGGAGGCAGTATTATTAGCACTTGGAGGAAGTTATTTAATTACCTTACTAATCATTCCAACACTATGTCTGTTCATTGTGAAAGGATACATTAAAAAATCTAAAAAGAACGGCAGATTCGATAAACTTAAGAATCTATATATACCTATTCTTCTTTTCGGATTTAAACAGAGACGATTCGCTCTGTTAATTGCTGTTTCTTTATTTTGTGTCTCTTGCCTAATTTTCTTTAGGTTGGGAGGTGATTTTATTCCTCAGCTGAAAGAGGGAGACCTTATGATTACTGTGGTTCGAGATAGTAATGTCAGTTTATCTAAATCCACCGAATCACAGAAGAAGATTGAGACTTTTTTGCGTGAATTCAAAGAAGTTGAATTTGTGTTTTCAAGAACTGGGACTACAGAAGTTGCGAATGATCCGATGGGCACTTATATGTCTGATACTTTTGTAATCCTGAAAAAGGACTCTATCGATTCCCTGATTCAGGAAAAGGACTGGAATGAATTTATCGAGAAGTTAAGAATTCGATTGAATAATGAATTTCCTGAAGATGAGATATCTATTGGCCAACCTGTCGAAGCAAGATTCAACGAATTGTTGGAAGGAAGTCGTGCAGATATTACCTTTCGTATTTTAGGAAACGATTTAGAGACCTTAATTTCACTTCAAAACGCAGCTGAAGAAAATCTGAAATCCATCGATGGCGTGGGTGATGTTGAACTTGATCCTATTTTAGCACTTAGACACGGAAAAGTTTTAGATTTTAAGCCAGATTACGATCGTATCCTTAGATATGGTATCACCATTCAAGATTTCAATAGCACATATAATGCATATTTGAGTGGTCGAAGCGTTGGTAACTACTATGAAAACGATAAAAAATTTCCGATTGTTGTGAAGCTTGCAGAAGAATATCGTGATTCACTTTCTGATTTAAAACAAATGCCGATAGGAACGCTGGATCTGGGTGCAGTTTCTATGAGTGAGGTTTCTAATTATACTTTGGAAAAAAAAGTAATTACTATTTCCAGAAGTAATGGTCGTCGTTATGCTGCGATTTCTATTAATTTAGAAAATCGTGATATGGAAAGTTTTGTTAAAGAAGCAAAGGAAAAAATTGAAGCTAACCTTCGCATACCTGATAATTATCAGGTATTTTGGGGAGGACAATTTAAAAATTTGGAGAAGGCGAAGTCAAAACTTGCAATTGTCGTTCCTGTAACTTTGTTCTCTGTATTTTTTCTTTTACTCAAGAGTTTAAATAGTTATAAACAAGCAATTTTAGTTTATTTGAGTATTCCTTTTGCAACGACAGGAGGCATCTTTGCTCTTTACTTGAGAGGAATGAACTTTAGCATTTCGGCGGCAATCGGATTTATCGCATTATCTGGCATTGCTATACTCAACGGAGTTGTCAAAATACATAACATAAATCATTTGCGTAAGAGTGGAATGTCTCTTAAAGAAGCAGTGCAAGAAGCTGCTGTATCGAGACTAAGGCCTGTTTTAATGACAGCTTTGGTTGCATCTTTAGGTTTTATTCCAATGGCAATTGGTGAAGGGTTAGGTGCAGAAGTACAAATGCCATTGGCAACTGTAGTCATCGGAGGACTTATTTCCTCTACATTATTAACATTATTTCTACTTCCAGTATTTTACGAATGGCTCGAGGAAGATTAAGCAGAAGCAGAATTGTTCAGCGATTATTTGTGAGGAAATTGAACATGAAAGATAAATATATTCAGAAAGCTAAGGTTAAGTCCCTCTGTTGCACTCAGGAAGAAGATGAATACTCCAAAGTAGAGGCAAAAGGATTGAAAAATGAAATAGATAATCACGAACATGGTGAGGAAAATGAGGATGATCACAGTCATCCGATAAAATTATTTTTACCAAGCCTTATATCTCTAGTGCTTCTTCTCATTGCGATTTTTTTCGATAATGTATTAAAGCCTGAATGGTTTAATGGTTGGGTTAGGATATTTTGGTATTTACTTTCTTACAGTCCTGTTGGCTTCCCTGTATTGAAGGAAGCTGGCATTAGCATTGGAAATGGAGAGATCTTTTCTGAGTTCTTTTTGATGGGTATTGCTACTATCGGAGCATTTGCGATTGGTGAATATCCTGAAGGTGTTGCAGTAATGTTATTTTATGCCATTGGTGAGGTCTTTCAGACCATAGCGGTTAAAAGAGCTAAGTCTAGCATTAAGTCTTTGCTTGATCAAAGACCAGATGAAGTGACTGTTTTAAAAAATAATCAGCAACAAACAGTA
This genomic stretch from Leptospira meyeri harbors:
- a CDS encoding type II toxin-antitoxin system HigB family toxin translates to MEFVNRIHLERKLKEKKFQEHKLTIIGIIESFKVSKVTTSKEIIEIYQLRWRVDYVSPNCYVFDITNKIRMILFIDLENRTFIFYGVFTHDEYDTLNIKKIAKNNSNTNKDKLKDNKDKLKTHENKTKQRREGQKGKH
- a CDS encoding efflux RND transporter permease subunit — encoded protein: MLSRILEYSLKNRSFVIIFSFLLISLGLYSLSRVSLDALPDISNVIVEVNTKSGSLDPELVEKTITFFIETELSGIPGVVDIRSLSKFGLSNVVLTFEDGTDVYRARQIVMERLQNVKDRIPPWAMPELTPITTGLGEILMYSVTAKSGSKLDMLDESEKLTYLRTIQDLSIRNQIRSNVKNIAEVDTIGGYAQEIHIDLIPNKLKAQSISINEIVNALDSVGDNFGGGYIEKNDEMIIARSFGSGLKLEELKKIPIRQNGLGNLVRVGDVAVVRVHGMQRLGSATHNGKEIVLGTVMMLMGSNSRETVSDLKDFLKKIQLPEDVEINILSERSFLVNATIATIFKNLTEGALLVVLILFLALGNFRASIFVAIIIPLSMLFTAIGMYYFNISANLMSLGAIDFGLLVDAAIVMVENVLAKREELGDSPVSDPISFVLDASREILAPVTSGIIIVATVYVPILTLDGVEGKMFRPMAEAVLLALGGSYLITLLIIPTLCLFIVKGYIKKSKKNGRFDKLKNLYIPILLFGFKQRRFALLIAVSLFCVSCLIFFRLGGDFIPQLKEGDLMITVVRDSNVSLSKSTESQKKIETFLREFKEVEFVFSRTGTTEVANDPMGTYMSDTFVILKKDSIDSLIQEKDWNEFIEKLRIRLNNEFPEDEISIGQPVEARFNELLEGSRADITFRILGNDLETLISLQNAAEENLKSIDGVGDVELDPILALRHGKVLDFKPDYDRILRYGITIQDFNSTYNAYLSGRSVGNYYENDKKFPIVVKLAEEYRDSLSDLKQMPIGTLDLGAVSMSEVSNYTLEKKVITISRSNGRRYAAISINLENRDMESFVKEAKEKIEANLRIPDNYQVFWGGQFKNLEKAKSKLAIVVPVTLFSVFFLLLKSLNSYKQAILVYLSIPFATTGGIFALYLRGMNFSISAAIGFIALSGIAILNGVVKIHNINHLRKSGMSLKEAVQEAAVSRLRPVLMTALVASLGFIPMAIGEGLGAEVQMPLATVVIGGLISSTLLTLFLLPVFYEWLEED
- a CDS encoding TolC family protein, which produces MTVPLYSQSFSLDQILSIAESKADLILSGQAKVEEAENLKQKAGKYKNPNISLDYGRRRASNESGPEYALGLSQDFYYPGKRDLRIKIAEANEKSLLAELEQSKLEYRFSVIKLVYSYLIASEKASHIQDRIKRVSQIESFIEKKVFVSPETKVELYLVQNRLLTLQKHLIVLEKNRSVEWEKLNFFLGLEKEISIRSPWLQKGKPLPKSDLLSAMISKNPVLKQSQSRIQQAKEEVELARLDKYSDLKLQGSVGEDKSGVANRFFDLGVSFAIPSLDTNEDVVKSMQARTLSENYLLNHQIRILTTRLNSSLIEYDSINKSLDKFSISLVSSIEQKLSYADNEFIKGRISLINYLELETQLHETHEAIYDYQMQFVDNITEILFLTNNPDFEGAINVK